TCGGTGATTTCTTCCTTGCGAAAAGCTGGGGCAGTTTTCCTGGGAAAGACCAATCTGGACGAGTTTGCCATGGGGTCTTCCACCGAAAATTCAGCGTTTCATACGACGCGGAACCCTTGGGACACGGACCGTGTGCCGGGCGGGTCCTCCGGCGGAAGTGCCGCGGCGGTCGCCGCCCGGATGGCGCCCCTCGCGCTGGGATCGGACACGGGGGGATCCATTCGTCAACCGGCCGCCCTCTGTGGCGTGGTGGGGTTGAAGCCGACCTATGGGCGGGTGTCCCGTTTTGGTTTGGTGGCTTTTGCCTCGTCCTTGGATCAGATTGGCCCCTTTTCCAGCAACGTGCCTGACGCGGCTCTCCTTTTGCAGGTTCTTGCGGGCCATGACCCTAAAGATTCCACCTCCGCGAACCTGCCGGTGCCGGACTACTCTGCGGCGTTAGGGCGCGGGGTGAAAGGGTTGCGGATTGGGTTGCCGAAAGAATATTTTATTGACGGAATGGATCCGGAAGTGGAGAAGGCGGTTCGCCAGGCGGTGGCGGTCTTGGAATCCTTAGGGGCCACGGTGAAGGAAGTGTCTCTGCCCCACACGGACGCGGGGCTGTCGGTTTATTACGTTCTCGCTCCTTCCGAAGCCAGCGCGAACTTGGCTCGGTTTGATGGGGTTCGCTACGGCTATCGGTCTCCGCGAGCGGAAAACCTGCTTCAGCAATATGAATTTTCCCGGGACGAGGGGTTTGGCCCGGAAGTGAAACGTCGGATTATGTTGGGAACCTACGCGCTTTCGTCCGGATATTACGACGCCTACTACTTGAAGGCGCAGAAAGTTCGAACCTTGATCAAGCAGGATTTTGACCGGGCCTTTGAAACCGTTGATGTGGTGGCCACCCCCACAGCGCCCACCGCGGCGTTTAAGGCTGGCGAGAAGTCCGAGGATCCGCTTCAAATGTATCTTTCGGATGTTTTTACGATTTCGTGCAATTTGGCGGGGTTGCCGGGAATGTCCATTCCCTGCGGATTGACGTCAAATAGTTTGCCTATCGGGTTACAGCTTTTGGGCAAGCCCTTCGATGAAGAAACCCTTTTTGCGGCCGCTAACGCTTTTGAAAAGGCTTCCCCATGGACCCGAACACCCCCGACACCTCCAGGCCTCTAGAGCGGGAGGTTTCCGCCGGCGGTGTTGTGATGGGGCCGGCCGGGGTGTTGTTGATTAAGGTCAAGAACAAGCAGGGGCATGTGGTGTGGACGTTTCCAAAAGGGCACTTGGAAAAAGGAGAAACGGCGGAAACGGCCGCTCTCCGTGAGGTCCTGGAAGAAACGGGTTGGCGCTGTCGGATCCTGGGGCCCCTGATGGATGTGGAATATCCATTTACGCGGAAGGGGAAGGTGGTGATGAAAACGGTCCATTGGTTCCGAATGGAAGCCTTGGATCGAACGGGTGAATGGGACCCCGAAGAAGTGATCGATTGTCGGTGGAGTTCCCTGTTCGAAGCCAAAAGTTTGGTGACCTACGGGTCGGACATTAAAATTCTTGAACGGATTGGAAAAGGGGTTCACGCGTGACCACGTATGAGACGGTGATTGGGCTGGAAGTTCACGTTCAGCTTAAAACCAACAGTAAAATTTTCTGTTCCTGCCCAACCACGTTTGGGGCGGATCCCAACACGCAAATTTGTCCGGTGTGTTGTGGGTATCCCGGGGTTCTTCCTGTGCTTAACAAGCAGGCCGTTGAGGGATTGGTGCTCGCGGCCTTGGCCTTGGGGTGTCGCATCAACGAGCGGTCGGTGTTTGCCCGGAAGCAATATTTTTATCCGGACCTTCCCAAAAACTATCAAATTTCCCAAAGCGATCTTCCCTTGGCCCTTGAGGGGCGTTTGGCCATTGAGCCCGAGGCGGGTAAAAAGAAAACCATTCGCATTCAACGGATCCACTTGGAAGAGGACGCTGGGAAACTGTTGCATGCCGTTGGCAACCGGGCCCTCGACTATTCGTTGGTGGATTTGAACCGGACCGGTGTGCCTTTGATGGAAATCGTGTCCGAGCCCGATTTGCGTTCCCCCGAAGAAGCTAGCGACTATTTGGAACGACTGCGCACCCTCCTCCGGTATGTGGGGGTGTCCGACTGCGATATGGAAAAAGGGTCCATGCGGTGCGACGCCAACGTTTCCATCCGGCCCGTTGGGCAAGCGGTCCTTGGAACGCGGGCGGAAGTTAAAAATATGAATTCCTTACGGAGCGTGCGGGACGCCATCGCTCACGAAGTGGCCCGGCAAACCGCCTTGGTGGAGAGCGGGGGGCGGGTGGTTCAGGAAACTCGTCTTTGGAGTCAGGACTTGGCCACCACGCAGTCCATGCGTTCGAAAGAAGAGGCCCACGACTATCGTTATTTTCCGGACCCGGATCTGGTTCCCCTGGAACTTTCGAAAGAGTATTTGGAATCGTTGAGGAAATCTCTTCCTGAACTTCCCGAAGTTCGACGGGTGCGGTACGAAACAGAGTTGGGGCTTTCTCCCTATGACGCGGGTGTGTTGACGGCGGAAAAAAACTTGGCGGATTTCTTTGCTTCCGCCCTGGCGCGGTTTGACGCGGGAGACCGTGCTTCGGCGGCAAAACCTCTTTCCAATTGGCTCACGACGGAACTTTTGGGCCGGCTGAACGCTCAGCGAAAGTCCCTAGAGGAATCCCCCATTTCTCCCGACCATTTGGCGGATCTGGTTCGGTTGATCCTCAAGGGTGTTGTCAACAGTAAGGCGGCGAAATCTGTTTTTGATCACATGTTCACGGAAGGGGGCGACCCCGAGAGCATCGTTAAAGCCAAGGGGCTTGTTCAGGTGGAAGATTTGGGTGAGATCACCCGTTGGGTGAACGATGTGGTGGCCGCCAACCCCAAAGTGGTGGCCGATATTCAAGGGGGGAAAGCGGGAGCGATCGGTTCTTTGGTGGGTCAGGTGATGAAAAAGTCAGGGGGGCGCGCCAACCCTCAGACCGTACAGAAATTACTGAAAGAAAAATTGTTTCTTTAGCGGGAGACGAACGATGTCCCAAAAAATTAAAGGTTTGAAATGCAAAGAGTGTTCACGGCTCTATCCGGCTCAGGCCATTCACGTTTGTGAATTTTGTTTTGGACCCCTGGAAGTCGATTACAATTACGATTTCATAAAACGATCTTTAACGCACGGAAAGATTGAGTCTGGCCCCCATACTCTTTGGCGGTATTGGGATCTGCTCCCCGTGGAGACCGATAACGTCATTTCCATTCACGAAGGGATGACCCCCTTGTTTCACGCCCGTCGGTTAGGGAAGGAATTGGGGTTGTCCAACCTCTTTATTAAAAACGACGCGGTCAATCCCACCTATTCTTTCAAAGACCGGGTGGTGAGCGTGGCCCTCTCCCGGGCGCGGGAATTGGGGTTTGATACGGTGGCCTGCGCTTCCACGGGGAATTTGGCCGGGTCCGTGGCCGCCTACGGGGCCGCCGCTGGGTTTAAAACTTTTGTGTTTATGCCCGCCGACCTGGAAACGGGAAAAGTGATCGGGGCGGGGATTTATGATCCGGTGATCGTGGGTGTCCACGGAAATTATGACGAAGTTAATCGCCTCTGTGCCGAAGTGGCCGACACCTACAAGTGGGCTTTCGTGAACGTGAACATCCGTCCTTATTATTCCGAAGGGTCCAAGACTTTGGCTTTTGAAGTGGCTGAACAGTTGGGGTGGCGTGCCCCGGACCATTGTGTGGTTCCGGCCGCAAGCGGTTCGTTGTTGACCAAAATTCACAAGGGGTTTAAAGAGTTGGAACTCATCGGCTTAATTCCCAAACATAAAACAAAAATGTCGGTGGCCCAGGCGGAGGGATGCTCCCCCGTGGTCACGGCCATTCGCGAGAAGACCGATATCGTTCGGCCGGTCCGGCCCAAAACCATTGCGAAATCGTTGGCCATCGGGAACCCGGCTGACGGGCCCTACGCCGCCCGGATTGTTCACGACACGCATGGGGGGGCGGACACCGCCACCGATGAGGAAATTATTGAAGGGATTCGTCTGCTCGCCCGGACGGAAGGAATTTTTACGGAAACGGCGGGTGGCGTGACGACGGCTGTGTTGAAAAAACTTGCGCGGACTGGTATCATTTCTGCCGACGAGCTGGTGGTGGCCTACATCACCGGAAATGGATTGAAGACGATCGAGGCGGTGACGGGTCGGACGTCTCCCATGAACGAGATTTCGCCTCGTTTGGAGGAATTTCGACAGCTTTTTGAACGGGTGACCCAAGCGTCTCCCCTTCACCCGTAGGTTGCACAAGGAGAATTCGCTTATGGCCGCAAAAGTTCGTATCCCCGCCCCACTTCGCCGATTAACCAAAGACCAAGCTGTCGTTGAAGTTGATGGAGAGACCGTGGCGGATCTGATCGCTGGTTTGGAAAAGAACTATCCCGGTCTTAAAGAGCGTCTTTGTGATGAGACCGGTCAAATCCGACGATTCATTAATGTGTTCGTGAACGGAGAGGACATTCGTTTTAAAGAGGGTGCTAAGACGGTGGTTGAGGCGGGGGCTGAGGTGAGCATCGTTCCTGCAATCGCCGGGGGTCTTTAAGTGGGGGCGCGTTTGAAGAGGCGGGTGCATTTGGTTTTTGAAACAGACATGGTGCAGAAGCCCATTACCTGGGAAATGTCTAAAAAGTTCGATATCGTTTTTAACGTCCGGCGGGCGAAAATAACGGAAAAAACGGGGGAGAGCGTGCTCGAGTTGGAAGGCGACGAACCCACTTTGGACGCCGCCATCGCCTGGTTGAAAAGCCAAGGGGTCCACGTGGATCCTGTTACCCACGATACCCTTGAAAGCTAATCCCTCTGGGAATCCCGCGAGGATTTGATCTGCCCATGACGCACGCTGTCGGAGTGGTTCTTGTAGTGGAAGATGAACCAGCGATTCAGGATGTGATGCGGGAAGAGTTGGAATCCCAAGGGCTTGAGGTCCTCGCGGTATCTTCGGGAGAAGAGTCCCTGATGCTTCTTGAAACGCGTTCGGTGGATCTTATCATCATGGATATGCGGATGCCAGGAATGAACGGAGTGGAAACCTCCATCGCCATTAAGCACCGGTTTCCAGATCTTCCCATCATTTTGTGTACGGTGTGTGAGCAGTGGCGTGTTCGACAATTTATCGGTCGTGAGATCCAAGCCTACCTTCCCAAACCCTTCACCCTTCGCCAACTCAACGAAACCGTTCAAACCGCCCTGGCGGGATTGCGTTAATTTACAACTTATTTACAACTTCTTAATCTCACCTTAATCTCCGTGCCGTATACTTCTCATGGTATGACGGTCCCGTTCACACATAAGGTTGTAAGCGTTGTCGTGGGGGCCCTGTTTTTTGGGGTCAACAGTCTTTTCGCTTATTCCTCAGAATCCAATTTCTGGGCGGAACGGGGCAAGCAGGCTCGAAGAAAATCATCGATCCCCCTGCGTTTGGCGGCTCTTCCCGTCCAAGGGGGGGGCGCCAAAATTAGTGGGACTTTCCCGCCCTTCCCTTCTTCCAATGGATCATTCGCTTTGTCCTCCCCAGTTTACAACAGCATTCCCCGTTCCTTTTTTCAGGACAGAAGGTCTCTCTTCGGTGCGCTCTCCAACGAACATGGGACCATTCGAAAAATAACTTTGGGTCGTCGCTCCGTTCACCCCCATCCCGTGGTGGTGTATTTACAGGATGTTCATCAGAATGCCGAGGCTCAAAGAAAAATCAGTTCGGTGGTGCAAAAGATTGTGTCTGAAGGAAAGGCGACTGTGGTGGGGTTGGAAGGAACGTGGGGGGAGATCCATCTCCGGCCTTTGCAAACGTTTCCCGATTCTCAGGCGGTGCACCAAGCGGCCGACGCGCTCTTAACAGCGAACCATATTTCCGGGCCCATTCACGGCCTTCTCACCGCGGAAACCCCGCTCCCCCTCGTCAAAGGGATCGATGATCCCACCCATTACGGCGCGAACGTCAAGGCCTACCGGGATTCGGCCCCGCACGCGGATCCCTACCATAAAAGAATTCAAAAGATGGCGGACCAACTGGAAAATCAAAAACGGATTGTTTTTTCTAAAAGATTGAAGGAGTTTGATCGGGATATCGAAGATTATCGTCAAAACAAGGCTTCTCTCGGGGACTATGTTCGGACCCTCCTTTCCCACGCCCATGAAGTGCCCCCTTCACTCCGTTTGTTTTCCCAAGTGGCCGAAATCGAAAAAGCGTTGGATTTTGGTCAAGTGGAACGCGAAAGAGCAGCGCTTATCGATCAACTTGTCAAACAAATTTCCCCCCAACACGAAGAGGAGCTGATGGCCCGTACCGTGGCCTATCGGGCGGGGCAATTGCTTTACGCCGACTATTACAGCCTGCTTAAACACTTGTGCGAGGAAACCGGGGTGGATCTTTCGTCGTATCCATCCATGGACCGTTACATCCGGTACGTTCTTTTAGCGGGTCAAATTGAAGCGGAGTCCTTGTTGCACGAAACGAAACAATTGGAAGATCAAGTGTATCGGTCTTTGGCGGAAACACCGGAAGAGCGCATCATTTTGGACCGTTCTCGGCGAATTCATTTAACCCGAAAACTTGTGGAATTCAGCCTAACGCCCGAAGAATGGGCCACCTATCAATCGTGGCCTGAAACGAAAGGCGCTTTCGATTTTGACGGAGAGGGGGCGGCCTGGGATCTCGGATCCTTCGAAAAATTTTATGAAGAGGCTCAAGTCCGTGATTCTCTCCTGGCGACCAACCTCCTTCACCAATTGAAAAACGATGCCGATGTGGGCCTGCTCGTCGCCGGAGGGTTTCACGCCGCGGGTGTGACGGCCGCGCTAACAGCCGCGGGCGTGACAGTGATTTCCTTTGTTCCTCGAATGACATCCTTGGAGACGACTCAAGGGTCAAACGCGCTCTCTGTTTTTACCCAAGAAAAAACGCCCCTGGACCAATTGTTCGACGGCGAAAAACTTTTTTTGGCTCCCGCTCCCGTAAGTCGACCCGTTCTTAACGGCCTTCTTCCCGCGATGGTTGTGGTTCTATCCCTAGCGGCCTCCGGCCTTCTCACTGGACCGGAGGCGAACCTTCTCTACTCCAGCCTCAACGGAATAGGCGCACTGGTGGCGTTAAAAATGATCCAGGACCACGTGTCTTTCGACATCGCTTTTCCGACGGGATCCGCCTCTTTTTCTGTTGATTTAGGTTCGAACGAAATCTCTTCCGTGGATTCAAGTCCAGGGGCGCGCCATGGGTTCAAGTGGTTTTACAAAAAATATGTTCCAGAAATTTTAAAAAGAGCAAAAGAAGTGAGGCAAAGTCCTTTTTGGGCAATTTTTCGTTATGGGTCCATTTCCCTATCCTCCCTTCGTCTTGCGGTGGCTTTGTATCGTATGGAAAGCTCGGGGTCGAGTGGTGAGCGTTTTGGCGTGAACTTATCCGGGGTAGGCATGCACCTTGTGGGGGTTGGGTTGAAAAAAAGTCAATTGGAATTTCTTCGAAAACGACCGAGCGAACCGGCGTCTCAAGTTCAACGGGCGGAATGGGCTCGTCAAATTAGCGAAGCGCTCCGCAATGATAAGTTAAGAGCTTCCCTTTCACGGGTGGGCCTTGTGGAACCTGTCAGAAGGTTAATCGCTCTTCTCCGAATGCCGAGGCCGGTGGTTAGGGTGTCGGGTGTTGAAATCCCCATCCAATTCAATTTGATTTCGGGTTCCCCAGAGGACTTACCCCATGGAATGCCCAGAGCTTTTGGTTCAGGTCATGAGGGACGAGGGATCCGTCCGGCTTCTTATTCCATAGGCTTTTTTGCGAACGATCTTGCGGCGCTTCTTCATGAAGGTATGGAAATAATAGTGCGAGACGATCAATTTTCCGAGCGTTTCGAAGCGAACGCACACTCCTACGCTTTTTTAAGTGAGATCCTTGCCAACGCTGACTCCGATGGGGATATCGTTCCCAAAAGGGCTATTCAAGAATTGGGTCAAAAAAGCCTAAATGAACTGAATGAATTCCTTAATAAAAGCCTTTTTGATTTAATCGAGGTTCGGGCACGCTTTAAGGAAAATAATCCGATGCGTGCGCGACTCAGCGAAATCAACGGGTTGTTAAATAATTATGCTTTACGCCTGCGGGACGAGCGCGTCCAAAACCAGGCAACCCTTTTTTACAGTCTGTCTGCCGAAATCGAAAGGGTTTCTGCGATGGGGGCCTTAAGTGAAGTTCAACCACATATTCAAAAGATGGAAAGGGCCCTGTATCATCTTCAGAGAGAGAGAGGTCCCAAGCCGTTCCTCCGATCCTATCTAAACGAGATCCTGAAACGGCAAAAACAATATGCCGAACAATACACGGACGCCCAACGGGAACACGCTCGGGTTTATTATCTGTTCCTTGAAACTCTAGACCAACTGAT
The Elusimicrobiota bacterium genome window above contains:
- the gatA gene encoding Asp-tRNA(Asn)/Glu-tRNA(Gln) amidotransferase subunit GatA, whose translation is MTLSTLSATEIARRVKAKEISAREVTVSFLDRAKKWDKSIKAFISFSEEAALLQADAVDKQVRAGKNLGPLAGVPIAVKDNMLVEGTRTTCASKILENFTANYDASVISSLRKAGAVFLGKTNLDEFAMGSSTENSAFHTTRNPWDTDRVPGGSSGGSAAAVAARMAPLALGSDTGGSIRQPAALCGVVGLKPTYGRVSRFGLVAFASSLDQIGPFSSNVPDAALLLQVLAGHDPKDSTSANLPVPDYSAALGRGVKGLRIGLPKEYFIDGMDPEVEKAVRQAVAVLESLGATVKEVSLPHTDAGLSVYYVLAPSEASANLARFDGVRYGYRSPRAENLLQQYEFSRDEGFGPEVKRRIMLGTYALSSGYYDAYYLKAQKVRTLIKQDFDRAFETVDVVATPTAPTAAFKAGEKSEDPLQMYLSDVFTISCNLAGLPGMSIPCGLTSNSLPIGLQLLGKPFDEETLFAAANAFEKASPWTRTPPTPPGL
- a CDS encoding NUDIX hydrolase, whose translation is MDPNTPDTSRPLEREVSAGGVVMGPAGVLLIKVKNKQGHVVWTFPKGHLEKGETAETAALREVLEETGWRCRILGPLMDVEYPFTRKGKVVMKTVHWFRMEALDRTGEWDPEEVIDCRWSSLFEAKSLVTYGSDIKILERIGKGVHA
- the gatB gene encoding Asp-tRNA(Asn)/Glu-tRNA(Gln) amidotransferase subunit GatB, whose product is MTTYETVIGLEVHVQLKTNSKIFCSCPTTFGADPNTQICPVCCGYPGVLPVLNKQAVEGLVLAALALGCRINERSVFARKQYFYPDLPKNYQISQSDLPLALEGRLAIEPEAGKKKTIRIQRIHLEEDAGKLLHAVGNRALDYSLVDLNRTGVPLMEIVSEPDLRSPEEASDYLERLRTLLRYVGVSDCDMEKGSMRCDANVSIRPVGQAVLGTRAEVKNMNSLRSVRDAIAHEVARQTALVESGGRVVQETRLWSQDLATTQSMRSKEEAHDYRYFPDPDLVPLELSKEYLESLRKSLPELPEVRRVRYETELGLSPYDAGVLTAEKNLADFFASALARFDAGDRASAAKPLSNWLTTELLGRLNAQRKSLEESPISPDHLADLVRLILKGVVNSKAAKSVFDHMFTEGGDPESIVKAKGLVQVEDLGEITRWVNDVVAANPKVVADIQGGKAGAIGSLVGQVMKKSGGRANPQTVQKLLKEKLFL
- a CDS encoding threonine synthase; this encodes MSQKIKGLKCKECSRLYPAQAIHVCEFCFGPLEVDYNYDFIKRSLTHGKIESGPHTLWRYWDLLPVETDNVISIHEGMTPLFHARRLGKELGLSNLFIKNDAVNPTYSFKDRVVSVALSRARELGFDTVACASTGNLAGSVAAYGAAAGFKTFVFMPADLETGKVIGAGIYDPVIVGVHGNYDEVNRLCAEVADTYKWAFVNVNIRPYYSEGSKTLAFEVAEQLGWRAPDHCVVPAASGSLLTKIHKGFKELELIGLIPKHKTKMSVAQAEGCSPVVTAIREKTDIVRPVRPKTIAKSLAIGNPADGPYAARIVHDTHGGADTATDEEIIEGIRLLARTEGIFTETAGGVTTAVLKKLARTGIISADELVVAYITGNGLKTIEAVTGRTSPMNEISPRLEEFRQLFERVTQASPLHP
- a CDS encoding MoaD/ThiS family protein, which produces MAAKVRIPAPLRRLTKDQAVVEVDGETVADLIAGLEKNYPGLKERLCDETGQIRRFINVFVNGEDIRFKEGAKTVVEAGAEVSIVPAIAGGL
- a CDS encoding NIL domain-containing protein → MKRRVHLVFETDMVQKPITWEMSKKFDIVFNVRRAKITEKTGESVLELEGDEPTLDAAIAWLKSQGVHVDPVTHDTLES
- a CDS encoding response regulator, whose protein sequence is MTHAVGVVLVVEDEPAIQDVMREELESQGLEVLAVSSGEESLMLLETRSVDLIIMDMRMPGMNGVETSIAIKHRFPDLPIILCTVCEQWRVRQFIGREIQAYLPKPFTLRQLNETVQTALAGLR